The DNA region CGTCGGGTCCCGCCGTTGCGGCCATGCCTACACTGGAGGCATGGCACGTCTCCTGATCATCGGCGGGTTTCTCGCCGTGGTGTTCTGGGTGTTCAGCATCGTGGACTGCACTGTGCAGCCGGCGGAGCGGCACCGCGGCGTCTCCAAGGCCGCGTGGGTGCTGATCGTTCTGCTGCTCCCGGTGATCGGCGGCATCCTGTGGTTCACGCTCGGTCGGCTGGCCGCCGGCGAGGTCGACACCGGCTACGTGGTTCCTCCGGATGATGACCCGCAGGTGCTGCGGCGGATGGGCAACGCCGAGCAGGACGCCCGCATCCGCGAGCTGGAGGCGGAGCTGTCCCGCTTGGACGACGAAGCAGACGGCGCGGATCCGCGCTCGTGACGGCGTCTCCTGCCGCCGAGGCGGCGGCCGGGCTCCTCGCCGAGCTCGTCGGGAGCGGACTGCGCGATCTCGTGCTCTCTCCCGGATCGCGGTCCCAGGCGCTCGCCCTGGCGGCGATGGACCTGTCCCGGCGGGGGGTGCTGCGCGTGCACGTCCGAGTGGACGAGCGGGTGGCCGCGTTCACGGCCCTGGGTCTGGCTCGTGAGTCCGGTCTGCCCGTCGCGGTGCTGTGCACGTCGGGCACCGCCGCGGGCAACCTGCTTCCGGCGGCCATGGAGGCCTTCCACGCCGGGGTGCCGCTGCTGCTGCTGACAGCCGATCGCCCGCCGGAGCTGCGCGGCGTCGGAGCGAACCAGGCCACCATTCAGCCCGGCCTGTTCGGGTCGTTCGTGCGGCTGGCGGTGGACGCACCCGTACCCGGTCCCGCCGCTCCCGGCGCGGCGGCAGCCGTGTGGTCGGGGCTCGCCGCGCAGGTGGTCGCCGCGGCGACGGGGGTCGAGGGCTCCGGACTGCCGGGCATCGCGGGGCCGGTGCAGCTGAACCTCCCCACCCGCGAGCCGCTGTCGGGCGATCCCGGCGCCGATGTCGCGGTGGAGCCCGGTGCCGCGCCCGTCGTGCCCGTGCCGGAGCCCGTCGCATTGGAACGCGGTCCGCGTACGATCGTGATCGCGGGCGCGGATGCCGGGCCGGATGCCGAGGAGCTGTCCCACCGGGGCGGCTGGCCGATGATCGCGGAGATCGTCAGCGGTGCGCGC from Microbacterium soli includes:
- a CDS encoding PLD nuclease N-terminal domain-containing protein, with the protein product MARLLIIGGFLAVVFWVFSIVDCTVQPAERHRGVSKAAWVLIVLLLPVIGGILWFTLGRLAAGEVDTGYVVPPDDDPQVLRRMGNAEQDARIRELEAELSRLDDEADGADPRS